CTCGGTGGCGGTGAGCAGGTCGGAGTCCTCACCGGCGCGGCCGCACAGGAACAGGTGCTCGCCGTCGCACGCGTACGCGAGGCCCCGGTGCTGGCCGGTGACCACGCTCGCGCCGGCCCGCCACACCTCGGCGAACGGCGGCATGTCCTCGTCACCCATCGGCATCGCCATGAACGGGTGGCCGTCCCGGACGATCGGCCCCGCGACGCGGTCGCAGTACTCGACCGCGCCGAGCACCCCGCCGTCGCGCACGCCGGCCGGCGGCTCCAACCGGCATTCGAGATCCGCCACAGAGAACGCACTGATCATGATGGCTCCATCCGGGAAGACGCGGATCTCAAGCATCGGCCTGGAACGGCGGCGGGATCATCTTCCAGAATGCGGGTGCGCACGACTTCGCCTCATATTCGGATAAACAGTTATCCGAGGTGTCATGCGGCCGTAACAGAACGGTGAGAATACCGGAATACCGGCGCTTCCTATTTCCGTGTCCGCAGCCGGTCAAACGGCTTTCTCGAAGAAGATGAGGCGCGGTGATTTCGCGAGTCTTGCATGAGGCACCGAGGAAAACCCACCTAGCCGAAGGTCTCAAGTCATGACGCAGCAGATCGTGGAGCGGTACGGCGACCACATCTTCAACCACGCCGCCGCCTCCGAGGACGAGCGCCTCGGCGCGCTGGCCGCCGAGCTCGACCCCGTGACGTTCCGCCGGCTCGGCTCCCTGCCGATGCAGCGCGACTGGCGCTGCCTGGAACTCGGCGCCGGCACGGGAAGCGTCGCCAGGTGGATGGCGGCCCGCTGCCCCGAAGGCGGGGTCGTCGCCACCGACCTGGACCTCGAACTGGTGCGCCGCAACGACGGCGACGCCGGGGTCACCTGGACCCACCACGACCTGACGCGCGACGAGTTCCCCCCTGGCTCGTTCGACCTGATCCACGCCAGGTACCTGTTCTGCCACCTGCGCAGCCGCGACACCGACCTCGCCAGGGTCATGCGGTGGCTGACCCCCGGCGGGTGGCTGGTGCTGGAGGAGCCGGCGCGGTTCCCCATCGACGCCTCACCCGACCACGCCTACCGCACGACCGGCATGGGGGTGTTCGCGGCGCTCGAGGAACGCATCGGCACCGACTGCGACTGGCCGCGTGACCTGGAAGGTCACCTGAGCCGGGCCGGGTTCACCGAGCTGGACTCCGATGTGGCGTACTCGCTCGCGGGTGGCGGACGGCCCATGGGCCGGTTCTGGGAGCTGACCGTGGAGCAGCTCGCGCCGGTGCTGTGCGAGATGGACGGCATCACCCCCGACATGGTGGCCGACACGCTGGTGCGGCTGCGCGACCCGGGTTTCCGCGAGCCCGGCATGGCGACGGTCGGCGTCATCGGCCGCAGGCCGGTGAGCTGAGCTTCTTCAGGTGACCGGGACGATACGCGCGGCGAGCAGGCGGCCGTCCGCCACGTCGAGCAGGCCGACGGTGCCGTGCGGCTGGCGGCGGCGGTCGGTCGGCGAGCCGGGGTTGAAGATGCGCAGGCCCTGCTCCTCGTGGTCGAGCGGGATGTGCGAGTGGCCGAACACCACCAGGTCCGCGTCAGGGAAACGGCGGCGCAGGCGCGTCCAGCGGCCGGCCGCCGGGCCGCTGTCGTGGATCATCGCGACCCGCAGGCCGCCGAGATCCAGCTCCAGCGTCTCGGGGGCCGTCACGTCCGGGCCGTCGTTGTTGCCTTTGACGGCCCGCACCGGAGCGTAGGCCGCCAGCTCGTCCAGCACGGCGGCCGTGCATATGTCGCCGGCGTGCAGGATCAGGTCGGCGCCGCGCAGGTGCTCGGCCACGGCCGGCGGACAGGACTTCCAGCGGCGCGGGCCATGGGTGTCGGAGATCGCCACGATCCTCATGCCGCCCCTCCTTTTCCGTCTCCCCTACCCGGCCCGTAACAATGGTGTCCTAGCCTTGGGGCTCTGGCGCCGTCGTCCGGCGCGGTGCGACCAGTGAACAGGACGGTGATCGCCGTGAGCGTGATCTCGCGCGGCTTTCGCGGACGAGGCAGACCCGACGCCAACCTCCCGCCGGGACAGTACCTGACCAGGGACTTCCCTGTGCTGTCCGCCGGGCCGACACCCCGGGTCGACCCGGACCGGTGGACGTTCACCCTCACCACCGAGTCAGGCGAGCGGCGCGAGTGGAGCTGGGACGAGTTCCGCGCGCTGCCGTCGGAGACGTTCACCGTGGACCTGCACTGTGTGACCAAGTGGTCCAAGCTCGGCACCACCTGGGAAGGCGTGCCGGTCGAGGCGCTGCTCGACGAGGTCGACACCGCCGCCGACTTCGCGCTCGCGCACTCCTACGGCGGGTACACGACCAACGTCCCCGTCGAGGATCTCGTGGACGGCAAGGCGTGGGTGGCCTACCGCTACGACGGCGAGGAACTGGACCCCGAGCACGGTGGCCCGGCCCGGCTGCTCATTCCTCACCTCTACCTGTG
The window above is part of the Sphaerisporangium rubeum genome. Proteins encoded here:
- a CDS encoding molybdopterin-dependent oxidoreductase, giving the protein MSVISRGFRGRGRPDANLPPGQYLTRDFPVLSAGPTPRVDPDRWTFTLTTESGERREWSWDEFRALPSETFTVDLHCVTKWSKLGTTWEGVPVEALLDEVDTAADFALAHSYGGYTTNVPVEDLVDGKAWVAYRYDGEELDPEHGGPARLLIPHLYLWKSAKWVNGIRLTDEDEPGFWESVGYHNYGDPWREQRYWGD
- a CDS encoding class I SAM-dependent methyltransferase; this translates as MTQQIVERYGDHIFNHAAASEDERLGALAAELDPVTFRRLGSLPMQRDWRCLELGAGTGSVARWMAARCPEGGVVATDLDLELVRRNDGDAGVTWTHHDLTRDEFPPGSFDLIHARYLFCHLRSRDTDLARVMRWLTPGGWLVLEEPARFPIDASPDHAYRTTGMGVFAALEERIGTDCDWPRDLEGHLSRAGFTELDSDVAYSLAGGGRPMGRFWELTVEQLAPVLCEMDGITPDMVADTLVRLRDPGFREPGMATVGVIGRRPVS
- a CDS encoding metallophosphoesterase family protein, whose product is MRIVAISDTHGPRRWKSCPPAVAEHLRGADLILHAGDICTAAVLDELAAYAPVRAVKGNNDGPDVTAPETLELDLGGLRVAMIHDSGPAAGRWTRLRRRFPDADLVVFGHSHIPLDHEEQGLRIFNPGSPTDRRRQPHGTVGLLDVADGRLLAARIVPVT